One Vallitalea pronyensis genomic region harbors:
- a CDS encoding TetR/AcrR family transcriptional regulator, with protein sequence MDIKANVKDQILNAVIELIDEVDLIERITSRKIAEKAGVNLALINYYYQSKDNLINQAVSYKMELITRQMSNAYSDVDSPYQQLIGLLLSSADLSFKYNKFFKVAVETEMRNGYRNSLDLVMPLLKEIFNNTDKEELRIIAMQLMIPFHQIIMYPDLYSKYLETDFFDKSKRDDTIIKMMQKALGKKENETVGRTK encoded by the coding sequence ATGGATATAAAAGCAAATGTAAAAGACCAGATACTTAATGCCGTAATAGAATTGATTGATGAAGTGGATTTAATCGAAAGAATAACATCTCGGAAGATAGCAGAGAAGGCCGGAGTCAACCTGGCACTGATAAATTATTACTATCAGTCAAAAGACAACTTGATAAATCAAGCAGTCAGCTACAAGATGGAATTGATTACTCGTCAAATGAGCAATGCATATAGTGATGTTGATTCACCATACCAACAACTGATTGGACTCTTATTGTCGTCAGCTGATCTGAGCTTTAAGTACAATAAGTTTTTTAAAGTTGCAGTTGAAACAGAAATGAGAAATGGCTACAGGAACTCATTAGACTTAGTCATGCCACTTCTCAAGGAAATATTCAATAATACTGATAAGGAGGAGTTAAGGATAATTGCCATGCAACTTATGATACCATTTCATCAAATAATCATGTATCCTGACTTGTACAGCAAATATTTAGAAACAGATTTCTTTGATAAGAGCAAGCGTGACGATACCATAATCAAAATGATGCAAAAGGCACTAGGTAAGAAGGAGAATGAGACAGTTGGTAGAACTAAATAA
- a CDS encoding flavodoxin domain-containing protein, with amino-acid sequence MDRKALIAYASKHGSTREIAERIRSLLKEKGVIFNIASIENVKKISDYSDVILGSALYIGRWDKRMVKFVKKNQEQLHGKRVWFFSSGPTEINELPEDMNAKHMSSSIKEIINFISPVDMACFPGCIDIEKLSIFEKWIVNKVDAPIGDYRDWTCIETWADNISKELNIK; translated from the coding sequence ATGGATAGAAAAGCGCTTATTGCATATGCTTCTAAGCATGGATCCACAAGAGAGATTGCTGAAAGAATACGATCTTTACTGAAAGAAAAAGGTGTTATATTTAATATTGCGTCCATTGAAAACGTAAAAAAAATATCAGACTACTCTGATGTGATTCTAGGGAGCGCCTTGTATATCGGAAGATGGGATAAACGCATGGTTAAGTTTGTAAAGAAGAATCAGGAACAATTACATGGTAAGAGGGTTTGGTTTTTTTCGAGTGGACCTACTGAAATAAATGAACTCCCTGAGGATATGAATGCAAAACATATGTCCTCTTCTATAAAAGAAATAATAAACTTCATTAGTCCGGTGGATATGGCTTGCTTCCCAGGATGCATTGATATCGAAAAACTCAGTATATTTGAGAAATGGATTGTAAACAAGGTCGATGCACCCATTGGGGATTATAGGGATTGGACATGTATTGAGACATGGGCTGATAACATTTCAAAAGAACTGAACATTAAATAG
- a CDS encoding type 1 glutamine amidotransferase family protein encodes MFTIYVYVLDNLADWELGYVISELNSGRFFKKGQQPVSLKTVSYSKEQINTMGGMAIAPNCLIDDIVVSETSMLLLPGADTWNDPKHVAIIEKASEYLSLGASVCAICGATAALANFGLLDKRPHTSNGPGFLEMVSPGYKGQSFYIDKPSVADNNLITASSTGALLWAKQIIEHLGVFQSNTLESWYEYFSTGEPQHFFALMQTLLSTKEN; translated from the coding sequence ATGTTTACAATCTATGTTTACGTTCTTGATAATTTAGCCGATTGGGAGCTGGGGTATGTTATTTCGGAGCTGAATTCTGGTCGATTTTTCAAAAAGGGCCAGCAACCTGTATCACTCAAAACGGTTAGTTATTCTAAAGAGCAAATTAATACAATGGGTGGGATGGCAATAGCACCCAATTGCTTAATTGATGATATTGTTGTGAGTGAAACAAGCATGTTGCTATTACCGGGTGCAGATACATGGAACGACCCAAAGCATGTCGCTATCATTGAAAAAGCAAGCGAATATCTCTCTTTAGGCGCTTCGGTGTGTGCAATCTGTGGAGCTACCGCTGCGCTTGCCAACTTTGGGCTATTGGATAAGCGTCCACATACCAGTAATGGACCGGGATTTCTTGAAATGGTTTCTCCTGGTTATAAAGGGCAAAGTTTTTATATAGACAAACCATCTGTAGCAGATAACAACCTAATTACTGCAAGTTCCACCGGAGCTTTGTTATGGGCTAAACAAATTATTGAGCATTTAGGTGTTTTTCAATCAAACACACTGGAATCTTGGTATGAATATTTTAGTACCGGTGAGCCTCAACATTTCTTTGCCCTCATGCAAACTTTGCTATCTACCAAAGAAAACTAA
- a CDS encoding helix-turn-helix transcriptional regulator: MKIDRLVSIIMILLEKERIGAQELADMFEVSPRTIYRDIDTINMAGIPVCSVPGVGGGFEIMQKYKIDKKFFSTADLSAILMGLSNLSTMIRGDELVNALAKVKSFIPADRANDIELKVNQIYIDLSPWMGNRNIQPYLEIIKIALHESKLLSFDYADRYGNKTARTAEPYQLVLKNSDWYWHGYCLKRNDFRLFKISRISNLQIQEEFFTPRDYQKPQLDFADILATMQTKIKIRIHKSIMDRVLDFCAYEYFSPDDNEHYIVSFPFIENDYYYNILFSFGNKCECLEPLHVRTEIKRRIHDIATLYEN, encoded by the coding sequence ATGAAAATTGACAGGCTTGTTAGCATTATTATGATACTCCTTGAAAAAGAGCGGATAGGCGCACAGGAGTTAGCAGATATGTTTGAAGTTTCACCCCGCACAATCTACCGTGACATAGACACTATCAACATGGCAGGTATTCCTGTTTGTTCTGTACCGGGAGTAGGCGGTGGCTTTGAAATCATGCAGAAATACAAGATTGATAAAAAATTTTTCTCTACTGCAGACCTTTCCGCTATCCTGATGGGGCTTTCCAATCTTTCTACTATGATACGAGGGGATGAACTGGTAAACGCCCTTGCAAAAGTTAAGAGTTTTATCCCAGCCGACAGAGCAAACGATATTGAATTAAAAGTAAATCAGATTTACATAGATTTAAGTCCGTGGATGGGCAACAGGAACATACAACCATATTTAGAAATTATCAAAATAGCTTTACACGAAAGCAAGCTACTTTCGTTTGATTATGCAGACCGCTATGGAAACAAAACTGCACGAACAGCTGAGCCATATCAGCTTGTATTGAAAAATAGCGACTGGTATTGGCATGGGTATTGCCTTAAAAGAAATGATTTTCGCTTATTCAAAATATCTCGCATATCAAACCTACAAATACAAGAGGAATTTTTTACGCCACGAGATTATCAAAAACCACAGTTAGATTTTGCTGATATTTTGGCAACTATGCAAACAAAAATCAAAATTCGCATTCATAAATCTATCATGGATAGGGTACTTGATTTTTGCGCTTATGAATACTTTTCGCCTGACGACAATGAGCATTACATTGTTAGTTTTCCTTTCATAGAGAATGATTACTACTACAATATTCTTTTCAGTTTTGGGAATAAATGCGAGTGTTTAGAGCCGTTACATGTCCGCACAGAAATAAAGCGTAGAATACATGATATAGCTACCTTATATGAAAACTAG
- a CDS encoding DUF4489 domain-containing protein, whose product MDNKKDYQDCASCQSDREFAKCKPKHPNPQNILLECGEGTGSRTFTSSDDASFQIAHVTIDATCLTRPKVLIKFSSLVRSEIIGTGIVRLQYELFRVCGSSDPLSLGIWMFETNVNFTESLEESFGFVFCDASNFTDYCDYFVAVTPIEITGENTATVSHGQIAVLAQNLCGSLKNESKNLKNIILACGQGNAIAFLGTSIPPPVSIANISMDTTCLSKANVLIEYSSSIQIGTASQTVLQFELFRICGDKTPLSLGIWTFERTGSNVQRMTTFNFIYCDSNVPSSCCEYFVNVSLIQQSIAFLDEGVIIDNVKMTGIAQSSCGCFSYNEYGTLDKKNDSIVFNQKPKESLLECGSGTGMRTFTSLSEPTFQLAQVTIDTTNLCKPKVNIEFSSIITIDGGILFQTINQLRYELIRICNNREPISIGVWSIDIIDNFNDNQVINKLTNTFDFSYCDCITCPGCCDYIVTVTPIVIQQVTITVSDGRIAALAQEM is encoded by the coding sequence GTGGACAACAAAAAAGATTATCAAGACTGTGCATCTTGCCAATCAGATAGAGAATTTGCTAAGTGCAAACCGAAGCACCCAAACCCCCAAAATATACTACTAGAATGTGGGGAGGGGACGGGAAGTAGAACCTTTACATCCTCAGATGATGCATCATTTCAAATAGCCCATGTTACGATTGATGCAACTTGTTTAACGCGACCTAAAGTACTAATTAAGTTTTCTAGTCTTGTTAGGAGCGAAATTATAGGAACTGGAATCGTTAGATTACAATACGAATTATTTAGAGTTTGTGGTAGTAGTGACCCTTTATCACTAGGAATTTGGATGTTTGAGACAAATGTAAATTTTACTGAATCTTTGGAAGAATCTTTTGGCTTTGTATTCTGTGATGCTTCGAATTTTACAGATTACTGCGATTATTTTGTTGCTGTAACACCAATTGAAATAACAGGTGAAAATACAGCCACAGTTAGTCATGGACAGATCGCTGTATTAGCTCAAAACTTATGTGGCTCTTTAAAGAATGAAAGTAAAAACTTGAAAAATATAATCTTAGCCTGTGGACAAGGAAATGCAATTGCATTTTTAGGAACTTCAATTCCACCACCAGTCAGTATTGCTAACATAAGTATGGATACAACATGTCTAAGTAAAGCTAATGTTCTAATTGAATATTCAAGTAGTATTCAAATTGGGACAGCATCACAGACTGTACTGCAATTTGAGTTGTTTAGAATATGTGGTGATAAGACTCCCTTATCTCTTGGGATATGGACATTTGAAAGAACTGGTAGTAATGTACAAAGAATGACCACATTCAATTTTATATACTGTGATTCTAATGTCCCTTCAAGCTGCTGCGAGTATTTTGTTAATGTAAGTCTAATACAACAGAGTATAGCATTCTTAGATGAAGGAGTTATAATAGATAATGTTAAAATGACTGGAATTGCGCAGTCTTCATGTGGTTGTTTTTCATACAATGAATATGGCACACTTGATAAAAAAAATGACAGTATCGTCTTCAATCAAAAGCCTAAAGAAAGTTTACTTGAATGTGGTAGTGGGACTGGAATGAGGACATTTACGTCATTAAGTGAGCCAACCTTTCAATTAGCCCAAGTTACAATAGATACCACAAACTTATGTAAGCCTAAAGTTAATATTGAATTTTCAAGCATCATAACAATTGATGGTGGCATATTATTCCAAACCATTAATCAATTAAGATATGAATTGATTAGAATATGTAATAATAGAGAACCCATATCAATAGGTGTTTGGTCAATTGATATAATTGATAATTTTAATGATAATCAAGTCATCAATAAGTTAACGAATACATTTGATTTTAGTTATTGTGACTGTATTACATGTCCTGGTTGCTGTGATTATATAGTGACCGTTACACCTATCGTAATACAACAAGTTACAATTACAGTTAGTGATGGAAGAATAGCTGCATTAGCTCAAGAAATGTAA
- a CDS encoding LysM peptidoglycan-binding domain-containing protein, with protein MIIHEVKSGDTLWQISTNYGVPIGKIVDINGLEYPNQLVIGQSLVIPTEGIFHTVKAGETLWLIAREYGTTIQEIVDANTIANPDNIYPGLRLYIPARQHRVQTGETLWQIAEKYGVSLENLLQVNDIQNPNLIYPGTVLVIPRNNRPVIEVNGYIYMLGDMAIPIVREDGPYLTYLSPFAYLIREDGTLQPINDTPAIETSYAEDVVPMMSITNFTSTEKGENLASVILNSPELQETLLTNILNIMKDKNYLGLNIDFENVLPADREGYNQFLQLAVDRVHEEGYFVSSALAPKVSADQPGLLYEAHDYEAHGKILDFVVLMTYEWGWRKGPPQAISPLNQIKRVLDYAVTVIPRDKIFFGFQLYARDWLLPHKQGQEAETFSVQEAIARAVKYGTVIQYDEVTDSPYFNYTDEQGRQHEVWFEDARSAQAKFDAVKDYNLRGISYWALGYPFPQNWALLKDNFMIEKLLPNNQL; from the coding sequence ATGATTATTCATGAGGTAAAATCAGGAGATACGCTATGGCAAATTAGCACTAATTATGGTGTACCCATAGGAAAAATAGTCGATATAAACGGCTTAGAATATCCTAATCAATTAGTCATTGGCCAGTCATTAGTGATCCCAACAGAAGGGATTTTCCATACAGTAAAGGCAGGGGAAACCTTGTGGCTTATTGCTAGAGAATATGGTACGACTATTCAAGAGATTGTAGATGCCAATACAATTGCTAATCCTGATAATATTTATCCAGGTCTTAGACTCTATATTCCTGCACGACAGCATCGTGTGCAAACAGGAGAAACCCTGTGGCAAATTGCTGAAAAATATGGTGTATCATTAGAAAATTTATTACAAGTCAATGATATTCAAAACCCAAATCTTATATACCCAGGTACTGTATTAGTTATTCCTAGGAATAATAGACCCGTTATTGAAGTCAATGGATACATTTATATGTTAGGCGATATGGCCATACCCATTGTTAGAGAAGATGGTCCATATTTAACTTATTTAAGCCCATTTGCGTACTTAATTAGGGAAGATGGTACGCTACAGCCTATAAATGATACTCCAGCAATTGAAACAAGCTATGCTGAAGATGTTGTTCCCATGATGTCCATTACCAATTTCACCTCAACTGAAAAAGGTGAAAATCTTGCAAGTGTTATTCTTAATAGCCCAGAGTTACAGGAAACATTATTGACAAACATCCTCAATATTATGAAGGACAAAAATTATTTAGGATTAAACATTGATTTTGAAAATGTACTTCCAGCTGACCGTGAAGGCTATAATCAGTTCCTTCAACTTGCCGTTGATCGCGTACATGAGGAAGGCTATTTTGTTTCAAGTGCATTAGCACCAAAAGTGAGTGCAGATCAACCAGGATTATTGTACGAAGCCCATGACTATGAAGCTCACGGCAAAATTCTTGACTTTGTTGTACTTATGACCTATGAATGGGGATGGCGAAAAGGGCCACCGCAAGCTATTTCACCACTCAATCAAATTAAAAGGGTCCTTGATTATGCCGTGACCGTTATACCAAGAGATAAAATCTTCTTTGGGTTCCAATTGTATGCACGTGATTGGTTACTTCCGCATAAGCAAGGGCAAGAAGCTGAGACCTTTAGTGTCCAGGAAGCCATAGCAAGAGCCGTAAAATATGGTACCGTTATACAATATGATGAAGTCACTGATTCACCATATTTTAACTATACAGATGAGCAAGGCCGACAACATGAAGTTTGGTTTGAAGACGCTAGAAGTGCTCAGGCAAAATTTGATGCAGTTAAAGATTATAATTTAAGAGGAATCAGTTATTGGGCCTTGGGTTATCCATTTCCACAAAATTGGGCTTTATTAAAAGATAATTTTATGATTGAAAAATTGCTACCAAATAATCAGTTATAG
- a CDS encoding tRNA lysidine(34) synthetase produces the protein MKLQQLLSYTRKAVDTYHMIDEGDKIAIGVSGGKDSLALMYALKGLQRFYPKKFEIEAITVALGFEAFDLSKVIDLCKELDIHYTVVHTDIAEIIFEERKEKNPCSLCSKMRKGALNEKAVELGCNKIALGHHKEDIVETMMMSLFFEGRFYTFSPVTYLDRMELYAIRPLMFVSEKDVIGFKNKYHLPVVKSPCPADGHTKREYMKNLLADLERDNPGLSQRLYRAIEGSQIKGWTTDTC, from the coding sequence ATGAAATTACAACAACTACTTAGTTATACTCGAAAAGCTGTAGATACGTATCATATGATTGATGAAGGTGACAAAATTGCTATTGGTGTTTCAGGAGGAAAAGATAGTTTAGCACTGATGTATGCACTAAAAGGTTTACAGCGGTTTTACCCTAAGAAGTTTGAAATTGAAGCTATTACCGTTGCCTTGGGATTTGAAGCCTTTGATTTAAGTAAAGTAATTGATTTGTGTAAAGAACTGGATATCCATTATACAGTTGTTCATACAGATATTGCTGAAATCATCTTTGAAGAAAGAAAAGAAAAAAATCCATGCTCACTTTGTTCCAAAATGCGTAAGGGTGCATTAAATGAAAAGGCCGTTGAACTGGGGTGTAATAAAATAGCCCTTGGGCATCATAAGGAAGATATCGTTGAAACTATGATGATGTCACTTTTTTTTGAAGGCAGATTTTATACATTCTCACCTGTGACATACTTAGACCGGATGGAATTATACGCTATTCGACCACTGATGTTTGTATCAGAAAAAGATGTTATTGGTTTCAAGAACAAATACCATCTACCAGTTGTTAAAAGCCCATGTCCAGCTGATGGTCATACAAAACGTGAATATATGAAAAATTTACTTGCAGATTTGGAACGGGATAACCCAGGTTTATCACAGCGTTTATACCGTGCCATAGAAGGGTCACAGATAAAAGGCTGGACCACTGATACATGTTAG
- a CDS encoding tyrosine-type recombinase/integrase, with protein sequence MKNNDYHEQQNIKNAVLLRDIMYSLPSFTYAFFRGIEQTTSSKTRIAYAYDLRLFFEFILDHHQHLREKDMTTLVVKDLELVTPDDVEMYLEYLSYYQKKDKNGMVIEHKNTERGKSRKLASLRSFYTYFYKKQKIINNPALLVNLPKIHEKHITRLEIDEVARLLDEVESGHNLTDAQKKYHSRTKERDLAIMTLLLGTGIRVSECVGLNIEDIDFNVDGIRIVRKGGNEVIIYFGEEVEEALLNYLEKRNGISAIEGHDEALFLSLQNKRLSVRSVQNLVKKYAKLVTQLKNISPHKLRSTYGTNLYRETGDIYLVADVLGHKDVNTTKKHYAQLEDERRRKAAKIIRLRKD encoded by the coding sequence ATAAAAAATAACGATTACCATGAACAACAAAATATTAAAAATGCCGTTTTACTGAGGGATATTATGTACTCTCTCCCCTCCTTTACCTATGCATTTTTTAGGGGAATAGAACAAACAACATCATCTAAAACCCGCATTGCATATGCCTATGATTTAAGATTATTTTTTGAATTTATTCTAGATCATCATCAACACTTAAGGGAAAAAGATATGACAACTTTAGTTGTGAAAGATTTAGAGTTGGTAACACCAGATGATGTTGAAATGTATTTAGAGTATCTGAGTTATTATCAAAAAAAAGATAAAAACGGTATGGTCATTGAACATAAAAATACGGAAAGAGGTAAATCACGAAAATTAGCAAGTCTTCGCTCTTTTTATACCTATTTTTATAAGAAACAAAAGATCATCAATAACCCTGCTCTCTTGGTTAACCTACCTAAAATCCATGAAAAGCATATTACTCGATTAGAAATTGACGAAGTGGCTCGGTTATTAGATGAAGTCGAATCAGGACATAACCTGACAGACGCTCAAAAGAAATACCATAGCCGAACGAAAGAAAGAGATTTAGCCATCATGACACTTTTGCTTGGTACGGGCATTCGTGTATCAGAATGTGTGGGTCTTAATATAGAGGATATTGATTTTAATGTAGATGGTATTCGTATTGTACGAAAAGGCGGCAATGAAGTGATTATTTACTTTGGTGAGGAAGTTGAAGAAGCTTTATTGAACTATTTAGAAAAACGTAACGGAATAAGTGCCATAGAAGGACATGACGAAGCTCTCTTTTTATCCTTACAGAATAAACGACTAAGTGTGCGTTCTGTCCAAAATTTAGTCAAAAAATACGCTAAACTTGTTACCCAGTTAAAGAATATTTCCCCACACAAATTACGCAGTACCTATGGTACAAATCTCTATCGTGAAACGGGTGATATCTATTTAGTTGCGGATGTATTAGGTCATAAGGATGTTAATACGACGAAAAAGCATTATGCTCAGCTAGAAGATGAACGACGACGAAAGGCTGCGAAGATAATTCGACTAAGAAAAGATTAA
- the yneA gene encoding cell division suppressor protein YneA, which produces MLHNKKSFIMLMGFCFILLMSCSLFFGFTYAKGLDEKPRKSYVTITIESYDTLWDISKEHMNEAYYSITDYITEVKHINNLNNDTILAGDSLILPIVE; this is translated from the coding sequence ATGTTACACAATAAAAAATCATTTATAATGCTTATGGGTTTTTGTTTCATCTTATTAATGAGTTGCAGTTTATTTTTTGGTTTTACTTATGCAAAAGGTTTGGATGAAAAACCACGTAAATCCTATGTGACCATTACCATTGAGTCTTATGATACTTTATGGGATATTTCAAAAGAGCACATGAATGAAGCGTATTATTCCATTACAGATTATATAACCGAAGTGAAGCACATTAATAATCTTAATAATGATACAATACTAGCAGGGGATTCTCTTATTCTTCCCATTGTTGAATAA
- the lexA gene encoding transcriptional repressor LexA — protein sequence MNHDLSEKQLKILNFIKNEILDKGYPPAVREICDAVGLKSTSTVHGHLERLEKKGYIRRDPSKPRAIEITDETFMPSQKEMVSVPIIGKVAAGEPLLAVENIDDYFPIPMDYMPNQQSFMLRVQGDSMIDAGIFNEDLILVQQQQHAKDKDIVVALLDDSVTVKRFFKESNHIRLQPENSGMNPIIVDDVTILGKVIGLFRQF from the coding sequence ATGAATCATGATTTAAGTGAAAAGCAATTAAAAATCCTTAATTTTATAAAAAACGAAATTTTAGACAAAGGTTATCCACCAGCCGTTCGTGAAATTTGTGATGCGGTGGGTCTAAAATCAACATCGACTGTTCATGGGCATTTAGAACGTCTTGAGAAGAAAGGTTATATCCGTCGAGATCCAAGTAAACCAAGAGCCATTGAAATTACAGATGAGACCTTTATGCCATCTCAAAAAGAAATGGTGAGTGTACCCATTATCGGTAAAGTAGCTGCTGGTGAACCTCTATTAGCTGTTGAAAATATTGATGATTACTTCCCTATCCCTATGGACTATATGCCTAATCAACAATCTTTTATGTTACGTGTGCAAGGCGATAGTATGATTGATGCGGGTATTTTTAATGAAGACCTTATTTTAGTACAGCAACAACAACATGCAAAGGACAAGGACATTGTTGTTGCGTTACTGGACGATTCTGTGACAGTAAAGCGCTTTTTTAAAGAGTCAAATCATATCCGATTACAACCTGAAAATAGTGGTATGAATCCTATTATTGTCGATGATGTCACTATTTTAGGCAAAGTTATTGGCCTCTTTAGACAATTTTAA
- the rsfS gene encoding ribosome silencing factor — translation MEQSMDMLKIALASLDDKQAEDIKVLDIQEISVLADYFVIAHGNNKNHIQALIDRVEEMLSRNGYEPKQVEGYRSASWILLDYGSIIIHIFSKEDRLFYDLERIWSDGKEMDVQSLIQ, via the coding sequence ATGGAACAATCCATGGACATGTTAAAAATAGCTTTGGCATCATTGGATGATAAACAAGCTGAAGATATAAAGGTACTAGATATTCAAGAAATTAGTGTTTTGGCTGATTATTTTGTAATTGCTCATGGTAATAATAAGAATCATATACAAGCACTCATTGACCGGGTTGAAGAAATGCTATCACGAAATGGTTATGAACCAAAGCAAGTGGAAGGTTATCGTTCAGCAAGTTGGATATTACTTGATTATGGCAGCATCATCATCCATATATTTAGTAAAGAAGATCGTTTATTCTACGATCTTGAACGAATCTGGAGTGATGGTAAAGAAATGGATGTACAATCTTTAATCCAATAG
- the yqeK gene encoding bis(5'-nucleosyl)-tetraphosphatase (symmetrical) YqeK produces the protein MNMNTEAIIAIRKALQTSLKASRYTHTLGVEVTAIELARQHGANVYKAQIAALLHDCAKDMAHKKALAICKSYGVSLTKASQRNPDLVHAEVGAIVAKKIYRIEDDDVLCAIAYHTTGRPGMSLLEKIIYIADYIEPGRDKAPNLPKIRAVAKENLDDALRYIMKDTIRYLKKQDKYINPITIEAYAYYTKDDTR, from the coding sequence ATGAATATGAACACTGAGGCGATTATAGCCATTAGAAAAGCTTTACAGACATCTTTGAAAGCCTCACGGTACACACATACTTTAGGCGTTGAAGTGACCGCCATTGAATTAGCTAGACAACATGGCGCTAATGTATATAAAGCTCAAATAGCAGCCCTGTTACATGACTGTGCCAAAGATATGGCACATAAAAAGGCTCTGGCTATATGTAAATCCTATGGTGTATCCTTAACCAAGGCATCTCAACGTAATCCTGACCTTGTTCATGCTGAGGTTGGTGCAATTGTAGCCAAAAAAATATATCGTATTGAAGATGATGATGTCCTTTGTGCAATTGCTTATCACACCACAGGTAGACCAGGTATGTCTCTACTGGAGAAAATCATTTATATTGCGGATTACATTGAACCTGGACGGGATAAAGCACCAAATCTACCAAAAATAAGAGCCGTTGCAAAGGAAAATCTAGATGATGCACTACGGTATATTATGAAAGATACCATTAGGTATTTAAAAAAACAAGATAAGTATATAAACCCCATAACCATAGAAGCATATGCATATTATACTAAGGATGATACACGTTAA
- the nadD gene encoding nicotinate-nucleotide adenylyltransferase produces the protein MMDTQQHVTNQKVGIMGGTFDPIHYGHLILAEYVATDMKLDKVIFMPSGTPYLKSHVTEKKHRLEMTKRGIAGNDKFIVSTMELDRVGNTYTVDTMATLKQSHPNTRFYFIMGADSLFDLERWKNSEQLFKICDFAVTNRGGTYSKTDLQAQIQKLNQKYASQISLVSIPDIQISSTEIRNRVRNNQSIKYLLPANVEAYILEQGLYK, from the coding sequence ATGATGGATACACAACAACATGTAACCAATCAAAAAGTAGGTATAATGGGTGGTACTTTTGATCCTATTCACTATGGCCATTTAATTCTAGCGGAATATGTGGCCACAGATATGAAACTGGATAAGGTCATCTTCATGCCTTCAGGTACCCCTTATTTAAAATCCCATGTAACGGAGAAAAAACACCGATTAGAAATGACAAAACGAGGTATAGCAGGTAATGACAAATTTATAGTCTCCACAATGGAATTAGATCGTGTAGGTAATACCTATACAGTGGATACCATGGCAACACTGAAACAATCACATCCTAATACACGTTTTTATTTTATAATGGGTGCTGATTCATTATTTGACCTAGAAAGATGGAAGAATAGTGAGCAGCTGTTTAAAATATGTGATTTTGCTGTAACAAATCGTGGTGGAACTTATTCAAAGACTGATTTGCAGGCACAGATACAAAAGCTTAATCAAAAGTATGCAAGTCAGATTTCTCTGGTATCCATACCCGATATTCAAATTTCATCAACCGAAATTAGAAATCGTGTTAGAAACAATCAGTCCATTAAATATCTGCTGCCAGCGAATGTGGAAGCCTATATATTAGAACAAGGACTATACAAATAG